In a genomic window of Methanosarcina horonobensis HB-1 = JCM 15518:
- a CDS encoding methyl-accepting chemotaxis protein, which yields MYKSTKIGHVVIGFALLLVLIFFVGYTGYQGMNEVEKKSRAIQNMTFIMNNMQEALQAEESYIIHGDPAHKEEVYYYLDQVPTQAAISKEIYIGYLDPVNRDRMDLVLASSSDFRKAFDKYIEADKEQADVKDKLAIDSEALVTNADELSKNQMTQYREEFEAGYPNETLERKFSNAESAQRIIVLTMKARNEYQNYAMNPGQQYADNFDTFMEDVIELSTDLNGRMERPENIAAGKEILTSAENFQADFEQFKVLEERKMIEEKNMTAIASQVGEVAAAASADQKGKLDTLIVNSINKIFLVSFLSMLIGALLVFVILNIYRKPIYELLEAADMVSEGNLNVDIKGSSRSEIFQLSEAFKAMVENLCNLIKEIQDGSLHLATLSEEMSASSEEVASASRRISETAAEISNGAEMQSTKIVDITHAMQDMTHNIQEVADNTQKVSKSTNLVNDTVHNIGSVSRDVLLKMDLIRSSVDETENVIKELDSKSQQINEIITLITRIADQTNMLALNAAIEAARAGEHGRGFSVVADEVRKLAEESGTAAKNISRLIDEIRESISDTVESIEASKKNVKNGSISVSEEVEMVTGIVSTINEITNMIEDVAAATEEQSASIEEITSTLEDISSISEQSATGTQETAAALEEQSASMSELASMANDLSLLGEKMKKATEKFRLGNSKGELESIST from the coding sequence ATGTATAAAAGCACAAAAATAGGGCATGTGGTGATAGGATTTGCCCTACTCCTGGTTTTGATCTTTTTTGTGGGATATACGGGTTATCAAGGTATGAACGAAGTCGAGAAAAAGAGCCGGGCTATCCAGAATATGACTTTTATCATGAATAACATGCAGGAAGCTCTGCAAGCTGAGGAAAGTTACATTATTCACGGCGATCCTGCTCACAAAGAAGAGGTTTATTATTATCTTGATCAAGTGCCCACGCAGGCAGCAATATCCAAAGAAATATACATAGGCTACCTGGACCCCGTGAACCGCGACAGAATGGATCTCGTTCTCGCATCTTCCAGCGATTTTCGGAAAGCTTTTGACAAATACATCGAAGCTGATAAAGAACAGGCAGATGTAAAAGATAAACTGGCTATAGATAGTGAGGCTCTAGTAACAAATGCAGATGAGCTTTCTAAAAATCAAATGACTCAGTACAGGGAGGAATTTGAGGCCGGATATCCAAATGAAACTCTCGAGAGAAAATTCTCCAACGCCGAAAGTGCTCAGAGGATTATTGTATTGACGATGAAAGCCAGAAACGAGTATCAAAACTATGCCATGAATCCTGGCCAGCAGTATGCAGATAACTTCGATACGTTTATGGAAGATGTCATTGAACTTTCCACAGACTTAAACGGGCGAATGGAAAGACCTGAGAATATTGCCGCAGGAAAGGAAATACTTACAAGTGCAGAGAATTTCCAGGCTGATTTTGAGCAGTTTAAGGTTCTTGAAGAAAGAAAAATGATTGAAGAGAAAAATATGACAGCTATAGCTTCACAGGTTGGAGAGGTAGCTGCAGCTGCCAGTGCTGATCAGAAAGGCAAACTGGATACGCTGATTGTGAACTCCATAAACAAGATCTTTCTGGTAAGCTTCCTTTCAATGCTTATTGGCGCTTTACTTGTTTTTGTGATTCTGAACATTTACAGAAAACCCATCTACGAATTGCTTGAAGCTGCTGATATGGTTTCGGAAGGAAACCTTAATGTTGATATTAAAGGTTCATCGAGAAGTGAGATTTTCCAGCTCTCAGAGGCCTTTAAAGCAATGGTTGAAAACCTGTGCAACCTGATCAAAGAAATTCAGGACGGTTCATTGCACCTTGCCACACTCTCGGAAGAAATGTCTGCCTCTTCAGAAGAAGTAGCATCTGCATCAAGAAGAATTTCAGAAACCGCAGCTGAAATCTCTAACGGAGCAGAGATGCAGAGCACAAAAATCGTTGATATAACTCATGCAATGCAGGATATGACCCATAACATCCAGGAAGTTGCGGATAATACCCAGAAAGTTTCTAAGAGTACAAATCTGGTGAATGACACTGTTCACAATATCGGAAGTGTTTCCCGAGATGTCCTTTTAAAGATGGACCTTATCCGTTCTTCCGTTGATGAGACTGAAAATGTTATCAAGGAACTCGACTCGAAGTCTCAACAAATCAATGAAATTATAACTCTGATAACCAGAATCGCAGACCAGACCAATATGCTTGCATTGAATGCCGCAATTGAAGCCGCACGGGCAGGTGAACATGGCAGAGGTTTCTCTGTTGTAGCCGATGAGGTCCGCAAACTTGCCGAAGAGTCCGGAACTGCAGCTAAAAATATTTCCAGGCTAATCGATGAAATCAGGGAAAGTATCAGCGACACAGTGGAAAGCATAGAGGCAAGTAAAAAGAATGTGAAGAACGGCTCGATATCAGTCAGTGAAGAGGTCGAGATGGTTACCGGGATTGTCTCAACAATCAATGAAATCACAAATATGATAGAAGATGTTGCAGCTGCTACAGAAGAGCAGTCAGCGTCCATTGAAGAAATTACCTCTACACTGGAAGATATATCCTCTATATCGGAACAGTCCGCTACGGGGACTCAGGAAACTGCCGCAGCCCTGGAAGAACAGAGCGCCTCAATGTCTGAACTTGCCAGCATGGCAAATGATCTCTCTTTGCTTGGGGAAAAGATGAAAAAAGCTACTGAAAAATTCAGGCTTGGCAATTCAAAAGGAGAGTTAGAAAGTATTTCTACTTGA
- a CDS encoding GntT/GntP/DsdX family permease, protein MVRTLVEKAVRRSGVVLFDLCGGGAIGATLAMTGAGEALDRLFLQLSLPHILVPFLVAAALQTVQGSRVVTMLVAPSLLLPLVPELGLPPEILILAMASGTFLISHVNDPFFWIFGELAELKPSEVFRSNTLLEAF, encoded by the coding sequence ATGGTTAGAACCCTGGTCGAAAAAGCCGTAAGGAGAAGTGGTGTTGTCCTGTTCGACCTGTGCGGGGGAGGAGCTATTGGGGCAACTCTTGCCATGACAGGGGCAGGGGAAGCCCTTGACAGGCTTTTCCTGCAGCTTAGTCTTCCTCATATCCTTGTGCCATTTCTTGTTGCAGCAGCTCTTCAAACTGTGCAGGGGTCAAGGGTCGTAACAATGCTTGTTGCACCATCTCTTTTACTTCCTCTGGTTCCGGAACTCGGGCTTCCTCCGGAAATTCTGATCCTTGCAATGGCCTCAGGTACTTTCCTGATTTCACACGTCAATGATCCATTCTTCTGGATTTTTGGAGAACTTGCAGAACTTAAACCCTCCGAGGTTTTCAGGTCAAATACTCTCTTGGAGGCATTCTGA
- a CDS encoding response regulator, producing MPEILIVEDNLLNLVIEADLLKSCGYDPKKAKNGFEALEVLNKVKVDLVLMDMELPKMHGLELLQRIKCNPDTQNIKVVAVTGHCDPESKQKFLKAGCHAILSKPINFDSFGSQIKEFLKVPNSLH from the coding sequence ATGCCTGAAATCCTGATAGTTGAGGATAACCTGCTTAATCTTGTTATTGAAGCTGATCTTCTGAAATCCTGCGGATATGATCCGAAGAAGGCAAAAAACGGCTTTGAGGCTCTGGAAGTTCTCAACAAGGTCAAAGTTGATCTTGTATTGATGGATATGGAACTTCCAAAAATGCATGGTCTTGAACTGCTTCAGCGAATAAAGTGCAACCCTGATACACAAAACATAAAAGTGGTCGCTGTCACAGGACATTGCGATCCTGAAAGTAAACAGAAATTTCTTAAAGCCGGTTGTCACGCTATCCTTTCCAAACCCATAAATTTTGATAGTTTCGGATCTCAAATCAAAGAGTTTCTGAAAGTACCCAATTCTCTTCATTGA
- a CDS encoding metal-dependent transcriptional regulator, giving the protein MNEKNYPEFTGLELSPRKVDYLKFIFEKKGTVKTTEISSCLQVDPSTTSKTLNELANAGYLNHIPYRGVDLTDLGKAYAEFLVRRHRILSLLFTHYGLSTEEACAEVSRFEAFVSRDAVNKICNSMGHPMVGVCGEISHEKCFHEEHYH; this is encoded by the coding sequence ATGAACGAGAAGAATTATCCTGAGTTTACAGGCCTTGAACTCTCTCCTAGGAAGGTAGATTACCTCAAATTTATTTTCGAGAAAAAAGGCACTGTGAAAACTACTGAGATTTCCTCCTGTCTGCAGGTAGATCCTTCAACAACAAGCAAGACATTAAACGAACTGGCAAATGCTGGCTATCTGAACCATATTCCATATAGGGGTGTGGATCTGACTGATCTGGGAAAAGCTTATGCAGAGTTCCTTGTCCGAAGACACAGGATTTTGAGTCTTCTCTTTACTCACTACGGCCTCTCGACAGAGGAAGCATGTGCCGAAGTTTCTCGTTTTGAAGCTTTTGTTTCCAGGGATGCGGTAAACAAAATTTGCAACTCAATGGGCCATCCAATGGTCGGTGTATGCGGAGAAATAAGCCACGAGAAATGCTTCCACGAGGAACATTATCATTAA
- a CDS encoding chemotaxis protein CheA, with protein sequence MDMSKYTGIFRSESEKNIKEMSDSLLSLEQDPENAEQINVLFRAAHTFKGMAATMGFKQIVELTHEMESLIDRFRTGKLTLDSFLIDILLECLDSLEGLVDNVCTGLENKIEKIEERKNDVNEGNNSYPDAEKILKTLRNINAPSEDIPRKNESNTFSTNKKRREEEGKERFEKEEEERREKEESRREEKKEREERKEREERKKEEEKEGKEERERREEKKEERKEKGEERKEKGEERKEKGEKEKESESINEERKENESFTYYELGFRVKEMQGSIMQSSKAQSSKTQGLKIQGPKIQSSRISTEQLDKLMNLVGELVINRSRVKELTGEAKSKDLEFALSDYQKLTRELQEEVLEIRMVPLDHITNMYPRMIRDLSRAQNKKIDFIIRGKEIKLDRAIMEEIGDPLVHLLRNAVDHGIETPEKRVELGKEKTGTIMITASRQQNYVLIEIEDDGRGMDTEEIRKTALKKGLISREEAEQFSERESIQLIFEPGFSTASVITDLSGRGVGMDIVKNRIERLGGSVKVESKLGFGSKFEFRLPITIALYQAMLVKVGMERYAIPFTSIVKSISIRKEEVRYIRNEEIIFINEKALPLLRLRKLFQLPAAQKEESLVVIIVEKSGQYIGLVVDALLGKQEVIIKNFKSRLLEKTRGFAGATIMGDGNVILILDVNSII encoded by the coding sequence ATGGATATGTCAAAATATACGGGCATTTTCAGGTCCGAATCTGAAAAAAACATTAAGGAAATGAGTGATTCCCTGCTATCGCTTGAACAGGATCCTGAAAACGCGGAACAGATAAATGTACTATTCCGTGCAGCTCATACTTTCAAAGGCATGGCTGCAACCATGGGATTCAAGCAAATTGTCGAACTAACACATGAGATGGAAAGCCTGATTGATAGATTCCGTACAGGAAAGCTAACCCTTGATTCTTTTTTAATTGATATTCTTTTAGAATGTTTGGACTCTCTGGAAGGACTTGTTGACAATGTTTGCACAGGCCTGGAAAACAAAATAGAAAAAATAGAAGAGAGAAAAAACGATGTAAATGAAGGTAATAATTCCTATCCTGATGCCGAAAAGATTCTGAAAACTCTCAGAAATATAAATGCTCCTTCAGAAGATATCCCTCGAAAAAATGAATCCAATACCTTTTCTACAAATAAAAAGAGGAGAGAAGAAGAAGGAAAAGAAAGATTCGAAAAAGAGGAAGAGGAAAGAAGAGAGAAAGAAGAAAGTAGAAGAGAGGAGAAAAAGGAGAGAGAGGAAAGAAAAGAGAGAGAGGAGAGGAAAAAAGAGGAGGAAAAGGAGGGAAAGGAAGAAAGAGAAAGAAGAGAGGAGAAAAAAGAAGAAAGAAAGGAGAAAGGAGAAGAAAGAAAGGAGAAAGGAGAAGAAAGAAAGGAGAAAGGAGAAAAAGAAAAGGAATCCGAAAGCATAAATGAAGAACGAAAAGAAAATGAAAGCTTTACTTATTATGAGCTGGGTTTCAGAGTAAAAGAGATGCAAGGCTCAATAATGCAGAGTTCAAAGGCACAGAGCTCAAAGACACAGGGCTTAAAAATACAAGGTCCAAAGATACAGAGTTCAAGGATTAGCACGGAACAACTAGATAAACTGATGAATCTTGTTGGCGAACTCGTAATCAATAGAAGCAGAGTAAAAGAGCTTACAGGAGAAGCGAAATCAAAAGATCTGGAGTTTGCACTCTCCGATTATCAGAAGCTGACCAGAGAACTTCAGGAAGAAGTATTAGAAATAAGAATGGTTCCTCTGGATCATATAACCAATATGTATCCAAGAATGATAAGGGATCTTTCAAGAGCACAAAATAAGAAAATTGACTTTATAATAAGGGGAAAAGAAATCAAGCTCGATAGGGCTATTATGGAGGAGATTGGAGACCCTCTGGTGCACCTGTTAAGAAATGCAGTGGACCATGGAATAGAGACTCCCGAAAAGCGCGTTGAACTCGGGAAAGAGAAAACCGGCACTATAATGATCACAGCTTCAAGGCAGCAAAACTACGTTCTTATTGAAATAGAAGATGATGGAAGAGGAATGGATACAGAGGAGATCCGGAAAACTGCACTGAAGAAAGGACTCATTTCAAGGGAAGAAGCTGAACAGTTTTCGGAAAGAGAATCAATACAGCTAATCTTTGAACCAGGGTTCAGTACTGCCAGTGTGATTACGGATCTTTCAGGCAGAGGAGTCGGAATGGATATTGTAAAGAACCGAATCGAACGTCTTGGCGGTTCCGTAAAAGTAGAATCAAAACTCGGATTTGGCTCAAAGTTTGAATTTAGACTGCCTATAACAATCGCTCTTTATCAAGCTATGCTTGTAAAGGTCGGAATGGAAAGATATGCGATTCCTTTTACCAGTATAGTAAAAAGTATTTCAATCAGGAAAGAAGAAGTCCGGTACATCAGGAATGAAGAGATTATTTTCATAAATGAAAAAGCACTTCCTCTGCTGAGATTGCGTAAATTGTTTCAATTGCCTGCTGCCCAGAAAGAAGAAAGCCTGGTTGTTATTATAGTTGAAAAATCCGGACAATATATAGGGCTTGTTGTAGATGCACTGCTTGGAAAGCAGGAAGTAATTATAAAAAACTTCAAAAGCAGGCTGTTAGAAAAAACTCGGGGGTTCGCAGGAGCAACGATCATGGGAGATGGGAATGTCATTTTAATCCTTGACGTTAACTCCATAATCTGA
- a CDS encoding GntT/GntP/DsdX family permease, translating to MEAITQGLGSVFSRFAIIITSGSIIGLLLQKTGGMSLIASDIMRFFKNPLLALSLLGFLFSVPTMCYILAYVIFIPIAKELSSRLNYPSISTATALALGAVASFNLVYPSPVIISAAEELSAYKDTLIILGFLIAVPTSTAGYLYARKLEKIETTRIFKNNSQGKFQMGFPETGFIEVAETSQQSGAGVIQRKAVETKVVEAKAVEARVVEAEAVRAEGIEVKKNDKVQIEDTVKSRETGKPGRFEAYAPIFLPLLLLSSFASHSVSGWL from the coding sequence ATCGAAGCAATAACACAGGGACTGGGAAGCGTCTTCTCTCGTTTTGCTATTATTATCACCAGTGGAAGTATTATCGGGCTTCTGCTCCAGAAGACCGGGGGAATGTCTTTAATAGCTTCTGACATCATGCGCTTTTTCAAAAATCCTTTGCTTGCCCTGAGCCTTCTTGGTTTCCTTTTTTCCGTGCCAACAATGTGCTATATCCTTGCTTATGTAATTTTTATCCCGATAGCAAAAGAACTGTCTTCCAGGCTCAATTACCCCTCCATTTCCACTGCAACCGCACTTGCACTCGGTGCTGTTGCCTCATTTAATCTGGTATACCCTTCCCCTGTGATTATATCGGCAGCAGAAGAGCTTTCAGCATATAAGGATACGCTTATTATTCTAGGATTTCTTATTGCTGTTCCCACTTCTACTGCAGGATATCTCTATGCCAGGAAATTAGAAAAGATTGAAACTACCAGAATTTTTAAAAATAACAGTCAGGGGAAGTTTCAAATGGGATTTCCAGAAACAGGATTTATAGAAGTTGCAGAAACTTCACAACAGAGTGGGGCAGGAGTAATACAGAGAAAGGCTGTTGAAACTAAGGTTGTTGAAGCTAAGGCTGTTGAAGCTAGGGTTGTTGAAGCTGAGGCTGTCAGAGCTGAAGGTATTGAAGTGAAGAAAAATGATAAGGTACAGATAGAAGACACAGTGAAAAGTAGAGAAACCGGAAAACCAGGCAGATTTGAAGCTTATGCTCCGATCTTTCTTCCTTTACTTCTCCTTTCTTCCTTTGCTTCTCATTCTGTTTCAGGCTGGCTTTGA
- a CDS encoding chemotaxis protein CheW — protein MFEERQEERGSSSFEESFQLVVFELSGEEFGVDIMQVSEIMPLSKITRVPQAPECVRGLINLRGKIIVVIDLNRRLGFNSRENDSLSRIIIVEVRDTTIGMLVNSVSGILKLSLSSIEPTPDMIKSKINSKYFNGVGKIGGRLLILLNLARVLGEEEIDELDQLSSSTSSPSFEQLPEEKV, from the coding sequence ATGTTTGAGGAAAGACAAGAAGAGAGAGGTTCATCGTCCTTCGAAGAATCGTTTCAACTCGTAGTTTTTGAATTGTCAGGAGAAGAATTTGGGGTCGATATCATGCAGGTCTCCGAAATCATGCCGCTTTCAAAAATCACCCGGGTTCCTCAGGCTCCGGAATGTGTAAGGGGATTAATTAACCTGCGAGGAAAAATCATCGTAGTAATAGATCTCAATCGGCGCCTTGGTTTCAACTCCAGAGAAAATGACAGCCTGTCCAGAATTATTATAGTAGAAGTTAGAGATACAACAATCGGAATGCTTGTGAATTCCGTAAGTGGGATATTGAAATTATCCCTTTCTTCTATTGAACCAACTCCAGACATGATTAAATCAAAGATTAATTCGAAATACTTTAATGGAGTCGGAAAAATAGGGGGCAGGCTTCTTATTCTCCTGAACCTTGCAAGAGTGCTTGGAGAAGAAGAGATTGATGAACTGGATCAGCTATCTTCTTCCACTTCATCTCCTTCTTTTGAACAGCTTCCTGAGGAAAAAGTTTGA
- a CDS encoding metal ABC transporter ATP-binding protein: MEKVIELEDVWVRYGNQTVLEAVNLELKEPNGLLGIIGPNGGGKTTFLKVLLGLLKPYKGSVKIFGKPPEKSRDLVGYVPQYRRFDFDFPISVWEVVLTGRMSHTGFLKKYSEEDKKAAEEALKTVEMFQLKDRQIGQLSGGQRQRVFIARALATNPKLLLLDEPNSGLDPHMQDELYRLLNRLKREMAIIMVTHDLSAVSVYVDRIACLNRTLHYHNSKEIPVEDLEATYQCPVELIAHGVPHRVLERHKGSS; the protein is encoded by the coding sequence ATGGAGAAGGTTATAGAGCTAGAGGATGTCTGGGTCCGCTACGGAAACCAGACAGTCCTTGAGGCCGTGAATCTGGAATTAAAAGAGCCTAACGGGCTTCTCGGGATAATTGGACCTAATGGTGGAGGAAAAACCACATTCCTCAAAGTGCTCCTCGGACTCCTGAAGCCATATAAAGGTAGCGTGAAAATTTTTGGAAAGCCTCCGGAAAAAAGCAGAGACCTTGTAGGGTACGTTCCTCAGTACAGACGCTTTGATTTTGATTTCCCTATCAGTGTCTGGGAAGTGGTACTTACAGGCAGGATGAGCCATACAGGTTTTCTGAAAAAATACAGTGAGGAAGACAAAAAAGCTGCTGAAGAAGCTCTGAAAACAGTAGAGATGTTCCAGCTTAAAGATAGACAGATAGGACAGCTCTCGGGTGGGCAGAGGCAGAGGGTTTTTATTGCTCGGGCTCTTGCCACAAATCCTAAACTCCTGCTCCTTGATGAGCCTAACTCCGGGCTTGATCCTCATATGCAGGATGAACTCTACCGGCTCCTGAATAGGCTCAAGCGGGAAATGGCAATTATTATGGTCACTCACGACCTCAGTGCAGTTTCTGTCTATGTGGACAGGATAGCCTGCCTGAACCGCACGCTCCACTATCATAACTCGAAAGAAATCCCGGTTGAGGACCTGGAAGCCACCTATCAGTGCCCTGTCGAACTGATTGCTCATGGAGTGCCCCACAGAGTGCTGGAGAGGCATAAAGGGAGTTCCTGA
- a CDS encoding chemotaxis protein CheB, which yields MEIIRNKVNGLEGKAVHLSCGPKELGSRPSANVLFRSVAPIYGSRVISLILTGMYYDRADGAEEIKKMRGKIIARSPKFICGIWNAWRDCKTKPGRYRAPG from the coding sequence ATGGAAATTATACGAAATAAAGTAAACGGCCTTGAAGGAAAGGCAGTGCATTTATCTTGTGGCCCTAAAGAATTGGGATCCAGACCTTCAGCAAATGTTCTTTTCAGATCAGTTGCCCCGATTTACGGTTCCAGAGTTATTTCTCTTATTCTTACCGGAATGTACTACGACAGAGCGGATGGAGCTGAAGAGATTAAAAAGATGAGAGGCAAAATAATCGCTAGAAGCCCAAAGTTCATTTGTGGTATATGGAATGCCTGGAGAGATTGTAAGACAAAACCTGGCAGATATCGTGCTCCCGGATAA
- a CDS encoding metal ABC transporter solute-binding protein, Zn/Mn family — translation MKLKIITVLLLLIVGLSIFVSGCTDSGDLGNNESTGQEAEMSETDEPILVAVSVVPQAEFVEKVGGDKVSTVVIIPPGADPHTYELSPKEVQEISKAGMFVTVGVGMPFEDVWIDRFETMNSGTLIVNCSEGLELRELEEHHHEEEEEEHDEHEELDPHIWTSPANAKIMVEEIYEGLVELDPENEAYYAQNRDAYLEELDALDARIREKLEGREGSNFMVYHPSWGYFAAEYGLNMISVEIEGKEPSAQDLTNLVDLAKEKNVKVIFVQSQFSTRSAEVLAQEIGGEVVAVDPLAKNYIENMDNVSDIFARNLV, via the coding sequence ATGAAACTAAAAATTATAACTGTATTATTACTTTTGATTGTTGGTCTTAGCATTTTTGTTAGCGGTTGTACAGATTCCGGAGACTTAGGGAATAATGAGAGTACAGGGCAGGAAGCTGAAATGTCAGAAACTGACGAGCCAATACTGGTTGCTGTAAGCGTTGTTCCTCAGGCTGAGTTCGTAGAAAAAGTCGGAGGAGATAAAGTAAGTACCGTTGTCATAATTCCTCCGGGGGCAGATCCCCATACATATGAACTTTCTCCAAAAGAAGTCCAGGAAATTAGCAAAGCCGGTATGTTCGTGACAGTTGGTGTCGGCATGCCTTTCGAAGATGTCTGGATTGACAGATTCGAGACAATGAATAGTGGTACTCTTATTGTAAATTGTTCCGAAGGGTTAGAATTGAGAGAGCTTGAGGAACATCATCATGAAGAAGAGGAAGAAGAACACGATGAACACGAAGAACTGGACCCGCATATCTGGACATCACCTGCAAACGCAAAGATAATGGTTGAAGAAATTTATGAAGGACTTGTAGAACTCGATCCAGAAAATGAAGCTTACTATGCCCAGAATAGAGATGCTTACCTTGAAGAGCTGGATGCTCTGGATGCAAGGATCAGGGAAAAGCTGGAAGGGAGAGAAGGAAGTAATTTCATGGTTTACCATCCTTCCTGGGGCTATTTTGCCGCGGAATACGGGCTTAATATGATTTCCGTTGAAATTGAAGGAAAAGAGCCAAGTGCTCAGGATCTGACAAATCTCGTGGATCTTGCAAAGGAAAAGAATGTCAAAGTTATCTTTGTCCAGTCTCAGTTCAGCACACGGAGTGCGGAGGTTTTAGCTCAGGAAATTGGAGGCGAAGTTGTGGCTGTTGATCCTCTTGCAAAGAATTATATTGAAAACATGGATAATGTATCCGACATTTTTGCCAGAAATCTTGTGTAA
- a CDS encoding response regulator yields MARVMIVDDAEFMRMIIRDILLKHGHEVVAEVGDGEEAIQTYLEVKPDLVLMDIIMPDMDGKEALQKLLLMDPDAKVVMCSSLGQQALITESIKIGAMGFIIKPFEPDGMLDVIKKIAEPN; encoded by the coding sequence ATGGCAAGAGTTATGATCGTGGACGATGCCGAATTTATGCGAATGATAATCAGAGACATCCTTCTAAAGCACGGACACGAGGTAGTTGCTGAGGTAGGGGACGGAGAAGAAGCAATTCAGACATACCTTGAGGTAAAACCTGACCTTGTATTAATGGATATAATAATGCCAGATATGGATGGCAAAGAGGCGTTGCAAAAACTTCTTTTAATGGACCCTGATGCGAAAGTAGTAATGTGTTCTTCTCTTGGGCAGCAGGCTCTGATAACCGAGTCTATTAAAATAGGTGCCATGGGTTTCATAATAAAACCTTTTGAGCCTGATGGCATGCTGGATGTAATTAAAAAAATTGCTGAACCTAATTAA
- a CDS encoding response regulator has translation MIIRAIVDDSALIRKVLSDILNRDPKISVIGTAVNGKEGLEKVKKLRPDVVLLDNIMPVLDGLKTLNHIMKECPTPVIIMSALGERAEEITLTAFEYGAVEVIEKPSGILSQNMPEMAEKICRKIRTASKANLKNLERMRGLEP, from the coding sequence ATGATTATCCGCGCCATAGTAGACGATTCTGCTTTGATTCGCAAAGTTCTTTCCGACATTCTGAACCGGGATCCAAAGATCAGTGTTATCGGAACTGCAGTCAACGGGAAGGAAGGTCTTGAAAAAGTCAAGAAACTTAGGCCTGACGTAGTACTTCTGGATAACATAATGCCTGTTCTTGACGGCCTTAAGACTCTTAACCATATTATGAAAGAATGTCCAACTCCTGTTATTATAATGTCGGCTCTGGGGGAAAGAGCTGAAGAGATTACCCTTACAGCTTTTGAGTATGGAGCAGTGGAAGTAATCGAAAAACCCTCAGGTATTCTCAGTCAGAACATGCCTGAGATGGCAGAGAAAATTTGCAGAAAAATCAGGACAGCCTCAAAAGCTAACTTAAAAAACCTGGAGCGTATGCGAGGTTTGGAGCCCTGA
- a CDS encoding CheR family methyltransferase → MKLNKTEIQTGENKAKASRSLEEDPEFEPLKRVITESTGFNCEQYKEAHFRRRVNVRVRATNSENYAEYLRLLRKDSKEHDYLIKALTINVSEFFRNPETFRVIEKEVIPFLIKSRSDSLIRSIRIWSAGCATGEEVYSLAILLHRVLGKDLDRYRISIIGTDIDNLSLEKARKGIYRENVLKNVDISTKENYFVKRDETYQISDQLRNMVRFKRHDMISEPYTDRFDLIICRNVIIYFKKEIQEQLQLSFHQALNREGFFVIGKAETLLGTASKRFKPYNARERLYIKET, encoded by the coding sequence ATGAAGCTAAATAAAACTGAAATACAGACCGGAGAAAATAAAGCGAAGGCGAGCAGAAGTCTCGAAGAAGACCCGGAATTTGAACCATTAAAAAGAGTGATTACTGAAAGTACTGGTTTTAACTGTGAACAGTATAAAGAAGCCCATTTCAGGCGTAGAGTTAATGTCCGAGTCAGAGCTACCAATTCAGAGAATTATGCAGAATATCTCAGGCTACTAAGAAAGGATTCCAAAGAACATGATTATCTCATTAAAGCCCTTACCATAAACGTCAGTGAGTTTTTTCGAAACCCGGAAACCTTCAGAGTAATTGAAAAAGAAGTTATTCCTTTTCTGATAAAATCCAGATCAGATTCGCTTATAAGATCAATCCGTATCTGGAGTGCGGGTTGTGCAACAGGAGAAGAGGTCTATTCTCTTGCTATTTTGTTACATAGAGTTCTTGGAAAAGACTTAGACAGGTACAGAATAAGCATTATAGGTACCGACATTGACAATTTAAGTCTTGAAAAAGCCCGAAAAGGAATTTACCGTGAAAATGTGCTTAAAAATGTAGACATCAGTACAAAAGAAAACTATTTTGTAAAACGTGATGAGACATATCAGATTTCCGATCAGTTAAGAAACATGGTACGTTTTAAACGGCATGATATGATATCAGAACCCTATACAGACCGTTTTGATCTTATAATCTGCCGAAATGTCATAATATATTTTAAAAAAGAAATTCAGGAGCAGTTACAGCTTAGTTTTCATCAGGCATTGAATAGAGAGGGGTTCTTTGTGATAGGAAAAGCTGAAACATTATTGGGAACTGCCTCGAAACGTTTTAAGCCTTACAATGCAAGAGAACGATTGTATATAAAGGAAACTTAG